The Actinomadura sp. WMMB 499 genome includes a window with the following:
- a CDS encoding substrate-binding domain-containing protein, translating to MGTLADSHVVDALRAFEARFPETPVDLRTATSREVSVLVRTGEAAVGLRYFPDVHPALESVTLGAERLAIVAPASHEITERHLPDLGPLKDERWLGFPPERHQPDSFGHLLRRLLASAGVADPSITLIDSLTAQKRLLEAGLGVALMPVGAIREELRIGSLRTIDVHGLAAELPVVAVRRRDGHQSPLAAAFLTELKAHTSELR from the coding sequence GTGGGAACCCTCGCCGATTCGCACGTCGTCGACGCGCTGCGCGCCTTCGAGGCCCGGTTCCCGGAAACCCCCGTCGACCTGCGGACGGCCACCAGCCGCGAAGTGAGCGTTTTGGTCCGCACCGGTGAGGCGGCCGTGGGCCTGCGCTACTTCCCCGACGTCCATCCAGCGCTGGAGTCCGTCACGCTCGGCGCGGAGCGGCTGGCGATCGTCGCGCCCGCCTCGCACGAGATCACCGAGCGGCACCTCCCGGACCTGGGGCCGCTCAAGGACGAACGCTGGCTCGGTTTCCCGCCCGAACGGCACCAGCCCGACTCGTTCGGCCATCTCCTCCGGCGCCTGCTGGCGTCCGCCGGCGTCGCCGACCCGTCCATCACCCTCATCGACAGCCTCACCGCGCAGAAACGCCTGCTGGAGGCGGGACTCGGGGTGGCGCTCATGCCCGTCGGCGCCATCCGCGAGGAACTGCGCATCGGCAGCCTCCGCACGATCGACGTCCACGGCCTCGCGGCGGAACTCCCCGTCGTGGCCGTCCGCCGGAGGGACGGCCACCAGAGCCCTCTCGCGGCCGCCTTCCTCACCGAGTTGAAGGCCCACACTTCCGAACTGCGGTGA
- a CDS encoding oxaloacetate decarboxylase has protein sequence MSDRAKAARFQELHRRPEPLLLPNPWDVGTARLLAGLGFEALATTSLGVSNTHGRHRASRQELLDNCRAIDAATPLPVNADLENCFADDPADAARMIEDACAHGAVGASIEDATGGRRAPIYDFGLAVDRVRAAVETARTLPVPFVLTARAENLLYGVDDLDDTIRRLQAFEEAGADVLYAPGLRTLEQMRTVVASVTKPVNVVMGFADPSITLDQLGEIGVRRVSIGGALSRLALRSFMTGAREMREGRFGFVADIAPMSDLLPAFSR, from the coding sequence ATGAGCGATCGAGCCAAGGCGGCCAGGTTCCAGGAGCTGCACCGGCGGCCGGAGCCGTTGCTGCTGCCCAACCCGTGGGACGTCGGGACCGCGCGGCTGCTGGCCGGCCTCGGGTTCGAGGCCCTGGCCACCACGAGCCTCGGAGTGTCCAACACGCACGGCCGTCATCGGGCGAGCCGACAGGAACTCCTGGACAACTGCCGAGCCATCGACGCGGCGACCCCTCTGCCCGTGAACGCGGATCTGGAGAACTGCTTCGCCGACGACCCCGCCGACGCGGCCCGGATGATCGAGGACGCCTGCGCGCACGGGGCGGTCGGCGCGTCCATCGAGGACGCGACGGGGGGCCGGCGCGCCCCGATCTACGACTTCGGACTGGCCGTCGACCGGGTGCGGGCCGCCGTGGAGACGGCCCGCACGCTGCCCGTCCCGTTCGTCCTGACTGCCCGGGCCGAGAACCTGCTGTACGGGGTGGACGATCTCGACGACACGATCCGGCGCCTGCAGGCCTTCGAGGAGGCGGGCGCCGACGTCCTGTACGCGCCCGGCCTGCGCACCCTGGAGCAGATGCGGACCGTGGTCGCGTCCGTCACCAAGCCGGTGAACGTGGTGATGGGGTTCGCCGACCCCTCGATCACGCTGGACCAGCTGGGCGAGATCGGCGTGCGGCGGGTGAGCATCGGTGGCGCCCTGTCCAGGCTGGCCCTGCGCTCCTTCATGACCGGCGCCCGGGAGATGCGCGAGGGCCGCTTCGGCTTCGTCGCGGACATCGCGCCCATGTCCGACCTGCTCCCCGCGTTCAGCCGGTGA
- a CDS encoding ATP-binding protein, whose product MSTAATETCLDMTFLAAGTAAGQVRTLVKFRLADWGLAGIADDMCLIVGELVANAVKSTPDGEISVRLTREPRGVLFGVWDSSDDLPVANPPPDLSLDDITPDPEALDPGHDEGTCGRGLPIVQALSSQCGVDRTDPHGKWVWSRITV is encoded by the coding sequence ATGTCGACGGCCGCCACGGAAACCTGTCTCGATATGACCTTCCTCGCCGCCGGGACGGCCGCCGGGCAGGTGCGGACCCTCGTCAAGTTCCGGCTGGCGGACTGGGGCCTGGCCGGGATCGCGGACGACATGTGCCTCATCGTCGGGGAACTCGTCGCCAACGCGGTGAAGAGTACGCCCGACGGTGAGATCAGCGTGCGGCTGACCCGAGAGCCGCGCGGCGTCCTCTTCGGGGTCTGGGACTCTTCCGACGACCTCCCCGTGGCCAACCCGCCGCCAGACCTGTCACTGGACGACATCACCCCGGATCCCGAGGCTCTCGACCCGGGCCACGACGAGGGGACGTGCGGGCGGGGCCTGCCGATAGTCCAGGCGCTCTCGTCCCAGTGCGGCGTGGACAGGACCGACCCACACGGTAAGTGGGTTTGGTCGCGCATCACCGTCTGA
- a CDS encoding acyltransferase: protein MLRRLAERTPPQRDRWVDLVRAVAIVLVVIGHWLAVVVTYDGGLGGEHVLTALPWTRWLSWAFQVMPVFFLAGGFANAASLKPGVPRRDWLLGRADRLLRPTTLFIAVIAASAAVARALGAEPDLIGTAVWLATIPLWFLAAYLPMIVLTPVMHALHRRWGLAVPAVLLVLVAAGDAAVFADVPHGGTANYLLMWLAVHQLGFAWHDGRLPARTGPPLIAAGLAGLVLLTTAGPYPVSMVAEPGAQMQNTAPPSLALLSLAIAQTGLVVLLHDRGNRWLQRPRPWTAVVAVSTVILTLFLWHMTAVVIAAAALYPTGVFPQPPIGTSEWYALRAPWVACLLAVLGVLLALFARAERPARPSWRKAPTALTVIGVACVQAALIGIALAGPDFHAPAALPAWVLATYLTGAAALHLQRARPVRGRAR from the coding sequence ATGCTGCGCCGACTCGCCGAACGGACGCCGCCGCAGCGAGACCGGTGGGTCGACCTGGTCCGCGCGGTCGCGATCGTCCTCGTCGTGATCGGGCACTGGCTCGCCGTCGTGGTGACCTACGACGGCGGCCTCGGCGGCGAGCACGTCCTCACCGCCCTCCCCTGGACCCGGTGGCTCTCCTGGGCGTTCCAGGTCATGCCGGTGTTCTTCCTCGCCGGCGGCTTCGCCAACGCCGCCTCCCTGAAGCCCGGCGTGCCCCGCCGCGACTGGCTACTCGGCCGCGCCGACCGCCTGCTCCGCCCGACGACCCTGTTCATCGCCGTGATCGCCGCCTCCGCCGCGGTGGCCCGCGCCCTCGGCGCCGAACCGGACCTGATCGGGACGGCCGTCTGGCTCGCGACGATCCCGCTCTGGTTCCTCGCCGCCTACCTCCCGATGATCGTGCTCACCCCGGTCATGCACGCGCTGCACCGCCGCTGGGGCCTCGCCGTCCCGGCCGTCCTGCTCGTCCTGGTGGCCGCCGGAGACGCCGCCGTGTTCGCGGACGTCCCCCACGGCGGCACGGCGAACTACCTGCTGATGTGGCTCGCCGTCCACCAGCTCGGATTCGCCTGGCACGACGGACGGCTGCCCGCCCGGACCGGGCCGCCGCTGATCGCCGCCGGACTCGCCGGACTCGTCCTGCTCACCACGGCCGGTCCGTACCCGGTCAGCATGGTCGCCGAGCCGGGCGCGCAGATGCAGAACACCGCCCCGCCCAGCCTCGCCCTCCTGTCCCTCGCGATCGCCCAGACGGGCCTGGTCGTCCTCCTGCACGACCGGGGCAACCGCTGGCTGCAGCGCCCCCGGCCCTGGACGGCCGTCGTCGCGGTCAGCACCGTGATCCTGACCCTCTTCCTGTGGCACATGACGGCCGTCGTGATCGCCGCCGCCGCGCTCTACCCCACGGGCGTCTTCCCGCAGCCCCCGATCGGGACGTCCGAGTGGTACGCCCTCCGCGCCCCGTGGGTGGCGTGCCTCCTGGCCGTCCTCGGCGTCCTGCTCGCACTGTTCGCGCGCGCCGAACGCCCCGCCCGTCCGTCCTGGCGGAAGGCCCCGACCGCCCTGACCGTCATCGGTGTGGCCTGCGTGCAGGCGGCCCTGATCGGCATCGCACTCGCGGGCCCGGACTTCCACGCCCCGGCCGCCCTGCCCGCATGGGTCCTGGCGACCTACCTGACCGGGGCCGCCGCCCTCCACCTCCAGCGGGCCCGGCCGGTCAGGGGTCGAGCCCGGTGA
- a CDS encoding helix-turn-helix transcriptional regulator, whose amino-acid sequence MATTAESIDPMGGLWFLLAHELRVLRKQQRLSQAAVGRIVAADHKTISNWEAGRNHPPIEALRILDAEWRTGGLLEALNHYAKTMQAPAQFLAFAEYEALASMIRMNGVTFVPGLLQTSEYARELFTLAGAADVEAEVEQRMARQAIFTRPDPPYISVLLSEVALLLAPQAVRLGQLEKLEKIAELPHVSLRLLMTDAGPQEGLGGTFHLFSTPEREVGFVETPARGRLVTEISDLRRLAVAFDRTSGRALSPEATRAKLREMTEAQQ is encoded by the coding sequence ATGGCGACCACCGCCGAGTCGATCGACCCGATGGGCGGGCTCTGGTTTCTTCTGGCCCATGAGCTGCGGGTTTTACGAAAGCAGCAGCGTCTGTCGCAAGCCGCCGTCGGACGGATCGTCGCCGCCGACCACAAGACCATCTCGAATTGGGAGGCCGGTCGGAACCATCCACCGATCGAAGCCCTCCGGATCCTCGATGCCGAGTGGAGGACGGGCGGGCTCCTGGAGGCCCTCAACCACTACGCCAAGACCATGCAGGCCCCGGCCCAGTTCCTCGCCTTCGCGGAGTACGAGGCCCTCGCATCCATGATCCGGATGAACGGGGTGACGTTCGTCCCTGGCCTGCTACAGACGTCCGAGTATGCGCGGGAACTGTTCACCCTTGCGGGGGCCGCCGACGTGGAGGCGGAGGTGGAGCAGCGGATGGCAAGGCAGGCGATCTTCACTCGACCCGACCCGCCGTACATCTCGGTTCTCCTATCAGAGGTCGCCCTCCTCCTCGCCCCGCAAGCCGTCAGACTCGGGCAACTCGAGAAGTTGGAGAAGATCGCCGAACTACCGCATGTCTCACTTCGACTGCTGATGACCGACGCAGGCCCTCAGGAAGGACTCGGAGGCACGTTTCACCTGTTCAGCACCCCAGAGCGAGAAGTCGGGTTCGTCGAGACCCCCGCACGCGGCAGACTGGTGACCGAAATAAGTGACCTGCGTAGACTTGCCGTCGCGTTCGATCGCACGAGCGGGCGCGCACTCTCGCCAGAGGCCACCCGCGCCAAACTTCGAGAAATGACCGAGGCCCAACAGTGA
- a CDS encoding nuclear transport factor 2 family protein has protein sequence MTARAETDEAEIRRRIDRLVEGLRSKDLEALRELYAEDLVSFDIEPPLQHSGVEAKLKNWANVFAIFEDVNYELRDLTFTVGGDVAFGHGFGRLSGTLGTGQATDGMWVRVTFGFRRIGGAWLIAHDQVSVPVDVVTGKGITGLDP, from the coding sequence ATGACCGCACGAGCCGAGACGGACGAGGCCGAGATCAGGCGGCGGATCGACCGGCTGGTCGAGGGGCTGCGGAGCAAGGATCTCGAAGCCCTGCGGGAGCTCTACGCGGAGGACCTCGTGTCGTTCGACATCGAGCCGCCGCTGCAGCACTCCGGGGTCGAGGCGAAGCTGAAGAACTGGGCGAACGTGTTCGCGATCTTCGAGGACGTGAATTACGAGCTCCGGGACCTGACGTTCACCGTGGGCGGCGACGTCGCGTTCGGGCACGGCTTCGGGCGGCTCAGCGGCACGCTGGGCACCGGGCAGGCGACGGACGGGATGTGGGTCCGAGTCACGTTCGGGTTCCGGAGGATCGGCGGCGCCTGGCTGATCGCGCACGACCAGGTGTCGGTGCCGGTCGACGTGGTGACCGGTAAGGGGATCACCGGGCTCGACCCCTGA
- a CDS encoding ferredoxin produces the protein MDLYFDPVPLIDDVRDSFLGRWDDRTWLNVPGPFYGAETDNCCTGRLHAPELVLYEAEHFTEYVYRQPRTPEELRHLVAAADEEVFAGYGRDGDEHWTPAAVREWWRNRGRIREYLADHQHVWEEDDAKSGQGTAAAARNYAAYIDGELAAHLRVYLFFLEERRSPAPGDRLPLLQRS, from the coding sequence GTGGACCTGTACTTCGATCCGGTGCCGCTGATCGATGACGTTCGGGATTCGTTCCTCGGGCGATGGGACGACCGGACGTGGCTCAACGTGCCCGGACCGTTCTACGGGGCCGAAACCGACAACTGCTGTACCGGACGACTCCACGCCCCAGAGCTCGTGCTCTATGAAGCGGAGCATTTCACCGAGTACGTCTACCGCCAGCCCCGGACACCGGAAGAGCTCCGGCATCTCGTCGCCGCCGCTGACGAGGAGGTGTTCGCCGGCTACGGCCGTGACGGCGACGAGCACTGGACACCGGCGGCGGTCCGGGAATGGTGGCGGAATCGGGGCCGAATCCGGGAGTATCTCGCCGACCACCAGCATGTGTGGGAAGAGGACGACGCGAAGTCCGGGCAGGGAACGGCCGCGGCTGCCCGAAATTACGCCGCATACATTGACGGTGAACTCGCCGCACACCTGCGGGTCTATCTCTTCTTCCTGGAGGAGCGGCGTTCGCCCGCGCCTGGGGATCGGTTGCCGTTGCTTCAGCGCTCGTGA
- a CDS encoding DUF397 domain-containing protein: MTQWKKSTHSADSGQEGCVELARLSPSVGVRDSKAPEAGHLALSPAELAELVARVKRGELDF, from the coding sequence GTGACCCAGTGGAAAAAATCCACCCATAGCGCCGATTCCGGACAAGAGGGCTGTGTCGAGTTGGCCCGGCTCTCCCCGTCCGTCGGCGTCCGGGACAGCAAGGCGCCCGAGGCGGGGCATCTCGCCTTGTCACCTGCGGAGCTCGCCGAGCTGGTGGCGCGTGTGAAGCGCGGTGAGCTCGACTTCTGA